A single region of the Undibacterium piscinae genome encodes:
- the leuE gene encoding leucine efflux protein LeuE produces MSFYGVTDLWTYVLGALGIILLPGPNSLYVLAVATARGVRAGYQGALGVFVGDTVLLMLTALGAASLLRTYPALFMVVKYAGAGYLAWLGVNLIWAAIQKWRSGAETVPETTAVAENMQNPFKRALFISLLNPKAILFLLSFFVQFIDPLYPTPAVPFLILSAVVLVFSFTYLSALIFLGARLAQGFSKRKRLSASLSSGVGGLFIWFGAKLAAASLH; encoded by the coding sequence ATGAGTTTTTACGGCGTTACCGATCTTTGGACCTATGTCCTGGGTGCCTTGGGCATTATTCTTTTACCTGGGCCAAATTCTTTGTATGTGCTGGCGGTCGCCACTGCACGTGGTGTGCGGGCTGGTTATCAGGGCGCTTTGGGTGTGTTTGTTGGCGATACAGTCTTGCTGATGTTGACCGCCTTAGGTGCGGCGAGTTTGCTGCGCACTTACCCAGCCTTGTTTATGGTGGTGAAGTACGCAGGGGCTGGCTATCTGGCCTGGTTGGGTGTTAACCTGATCTGGGCTGCCATACAAAAATGGCGCAGCGGCGCCGAGACTGTGCCCGAGACCACGGCAGTTGCTGAAAATATGCAAAATCCTTTTAAACGCGCGCTTTTCATTAGCCTGCTCAATCCCAAGGCGATCTTGTTCCTATTGTCGTTTTTTGTGCAGTTTATCGATCCACTTTATCCGACTCCGGCAGTGCCTTTTTTGATCTTAAGCGCCGTGGTGTTGGTGTTTAGCTTTACTTATCTGTCGGCTTTGATTTTTCTAGGGGCGCGTCTGGCTCAGGGTTTCAGCAAGCGTAAGCGCCTTTCTGCCAGTCTTTCCAGCGGGGTAGGTGGCTTGTTTATCTGGTTCGGTGCCAAGTTGGCAGCGGCCAGCCTGCATTGA
- a CDS encoding EAL domain-containing protein gives MRNTESSLYAREVWRAGLVFILVAIVFGIYVYVEKKIDHANELRHRSFLLADELRQSSDDLTGMARSYVITGEHAYKDYYQKILSIRDGQLARPLGYENVYWDLVLAGQTPENGSGAAVALLDLMRELGLSEQETQLLANAKANSDSLALTELKAMRLIESGGAVSDAPHQEARAMLFDLEYIRAKASIMQPINRFYTLMDQRTLAAVQTAEAFANAIRIIFCALAILFLLMLRRVGVALHVTLGGSLDALHEHLKRLGHGDFSKPILLANGMEGSVLGLVATTQNELRKIEEESKQAKDFEHFRSRVLEVMSSSVALPEMLEAVVLGMQEFNPEMLCSILLLDKDGLHLGKGVAPSLPDFYNRALDGVAIGLGVGSCGTAAFIGERVVVEDIQSHPYWTEFKELAASAGLAACWSQPIRASQGQVLGTFAIYQRVAHSPSTRDIFLIEQAAHLVSIAIERSQAAENLRESEAHFRLLAEDASDVVWRQDINNLFTYISPADERMRGYHASEVVGHHFSEMLTDEGVAIVARKLKEKRSPDQRDKPTTSTTFEVQQRCKDGRLIWTEILTRPDRNAQGKLTGFHGITRDITERKSNEMNLRLSEQRFATAFTSAPMAASIASADEGRFIEVNANYERDFGWSSADLIGKTSVEVGLWASEAVRQPWITGLDARGRLMNYETVWNCKSGEQRQVSISGEIMTLDGKRCILAFATDITERKKSEEKINELAFYDQLTGLPNRTLLNDRLKQALSSSSRSEQYGAILFIDLDNFKSLNDNMGHDIGDALLKQVAPRLTQCVREGDTVARLGGDEFVVVLANLNKNELEAIAGAEAVAEKIITTVGSSYTLGSVAHHSTASVGITLFKGNLSSTDNLLKQADMSMYRAKAAGRNTFRFFDPSMEASVKKRAELDADLRLAVQNQQFLLHYQAQIAEAGRITGAEVLLRWQHPDRGMISPAEFIPAAEETGLIIPIGLWVLESACRQLALWAKQPAMAHLSVAVNVSAHQFRKSDFVAQVLAVIRNSGANPERLKLELTESLLVENVGEVIEKMFALKSKGLCFSLDDFGTGYSSLAYLKRLPLDQLKIDQSFVRDVLIDPNDAAIARTIIALGQSLGLAVIAEGVETAEQRDFLSSHGCHAYQGFLFSRPVPLRDFEHLVQSI, from the coding sequence ATGAGAAATACGGAATCGTCCCTGTATGCGCGCGAAGTGTGGCGGGCCGGCTTGGTGTTCATTCTCGTGGCCATTGTTTTCGGCATCTATGTGTACGTCGAAAAGAAGATAGACCACGCCAACGAGTTGCGCCATCGGTCTTTTTTGCTGGCTGATGAGTTGCGCCAAAGCTCTGATGACCTCACTGGTATGGCGCGCTCATATGTGATTACTGGCGAGCACGCTTACAAAGACTATTATCAAAAAATATTGTCTATCCGTGACGGACAGTTAGCCCGCCCTTTGGGCTACGAAAACGTGTATTGGGATCTGGTGCTGGCTGGTCAAACGCCTGAGAACGGAAGTGGTGCAGCGGTTGCGCTGTTAGACTTAATGCGCGAACTTGGTCTGTCCGAGCAAGAAACGCAACTACTGGCAAACGCCAAGGCCAATTCCGACAGTTTGGCGCTGACTGAGTTAAAGGCGATGCGCCTGATCGAGTCCGGTGGCGCTGTATCTGATGCCCCTCATCAGGAAGCTAGGGCTATGCTTTTCGATCTTGAGTACATACGCGCCAAGGCTAGCATCATGCAGCCGATTAATCGCTTTTATACCCTGATGGACCAGCGCACTTTAGCTGCGGTACAGACGGCCGAAGCCTTTGCAAATGCGATCCGCATTATATTTTGCGCCCTGGCTATTTTATTTTTGCTGATGCTCAGACGCGTAGGCGTCGCCTTGCACGTAACTTTAGGCGGTAGTTTGGATGCCTTGCACGAGCATCTCAAGCGGCTGGGTCATGGCGATTTTTCTAAACCGATACTACTCGCCAATGGCATGGAGGGGAGTGTGCTCGGGCTGGTGGCGACGACCCAAAATGAACTGCGAAAAATTGAAGAAGAGAGCAAGCAGGCGAAAGATTTTGAACATTTCCGTAGTCGGGTCTTGGAAGTGATGAGTAGCAGTGTCGCATTACCAGAAATGCTGGAAGCGGTGGTGCTTGGCATGCAAGAATTCAATCCCGAAATGCTATGCAGTATTCTGCTGCTAGACAAGGATGGTCTACATCTAGGTAAGGGCGTGGCACCGAGTTTGCCTGACTTTTACAACCGGGCGCTCGATGGCGTGGCAATCGGCCTAGGTGTCGGTTCGTGCGGAACTGCCGCTTTCATCGGCGAGCGCGTGGTGGTCGAGGACATACAAAGCCATCCTTATTGGACCGAATTTAAAGAACTTGCCGCCAGCGCCGGTTTGGCTGCTTGTTGGTCACAACCTATACGCGCTTCACAAGGGCAAGTGCTAGGAACTTTTGCGATTTATCAGCGGGTCGCGCATAGCCCATCGACGCGGGATATTTTCCTGATCGAACAGGCCGCTCATTTGGTCAGCATCGCGATCGAACGTAGTCAGGCAGCGGAAAATTTGCGCGAGAGCGAGGCACATTTTCGTTTGCTGGCGGAGGATGCCTCGGACGTGGTGTGGCGGCAAGACATCAACAATCTATTTACCTATATCAGTCCGGCCGATGAAAGAATGCGTGGCTATCATGCCAGTGAGGTGGTGGGGCATCATTTTTCGGAAATGCTGACAGACGAAGGCGTGGCCATCGTCGCCAGAAAATTAAAGGAAAAACGCAGCCCTGATCAGCGCGATAAGCCAACTACTTCCACTACCTTTGAAGTGCAGCAGCGGTGTAAAGATGGGCGTTTGATCTGGACCGAAATTTTGACGCGCCCTGATCGCAATGCGCAAGGGAAGTTGACTGGCTTTCACGGAATTACCCGTGACATTACCGAACGTAAGTCGAACGAAATGAACTTGCGGCTCTCTGAGCAAAGGTTTGCCACTGCCTTTACCTCGGCGCCTATGGCCGCTTCGATCGCCAGCGCAGACGAGGGCCGCTTCATCGAGGTCAATGCCAACTATGAACGCGATTTTGGCTGGAGCTCGGCTGATTTGATCGGTAAAACTTCGGTGGAGGTCGGTTTGTGGGCGAGTGAGGCGGTACGTCAGCCTTGGATCACAGGTCTGGATGCCCGCGGTCGCTTGATGAACTACGAGACAGTTTGGAATTGCAAAAGTGGTGAGCAACGGCAAGTCAGTATCTCCGGCGAAATCATGACTTTAGATGGCAAGCGATGCATCCTTGCCTTTGCCACCGATATTACGGAGAGAAAAAAGTCGGAAGAAAAAATTAATGAACTGGCTTTTTATGATCAACTGACCGGATTGCCGAATCGTACACTCTTGAACGATAGACTCAAACAAGCGCTCTCATCGAGTAGTCGTAGTGAGCAATATGGCGCCATCCTCTTCATTGATTTGGATAATTTTAAGTCGCTCAACGACAATATGGGACATGACATTGGCGATGCCCTACTCAAGCAAGTGGCGCCGCGCCTGACGCAATGTGTACGCGAGGGTGACACAGTAGCGCGCTTGGGCGGTGACGAATTTGTGGTGGTACTGGCCAATCTGAACAAGAATGAGCTTGAGGCCATCGCTGGGGCTGAGGCGGTCGCTGAAAAAATCATTACCACGGTGGGCAGTAGTTACACGCTGGGAAGTGTGGCGCATCACAGTACTGCCAGCGTGGGGATTACCCTTTTCAAGGGAAATCTAAGCAGCACCGATAATTTACTCAAACAAGCCGATATGTCTATGTACCGCGCCAAGGCGGCCGGGCGGAATACCTTTAGGTTCTTCGATCCTAGTATGGAAGCAAGCGTAAAAAAACGTGCTGAACTCGATGCCGATCTGCGTCTGGCGGTGCAGAATCAGCAATTTCTTTTGCATTATCAGGCGCAGATCGCCGAAGCAGGGCGGATTACTGGCGCTGAAGTTTTGCTGCGCTGGCAGCATCCCGATAGGGGCATGATTTCGCCCGCCGAATTTATTCCGGCAGCCGAAGAAACTGGCTTGATCATTCCTATCGGCCTATGGGTACTGGAGAGCGCATGCCGGCAATTAGCGCTGTGGGCTAAACAGCCTGCAATGGCGCATCTGAGTGTTGCCGTCAATGTGAGCGCGCATCAGTTCCGTAAATCTGATTTTGTCGCACAAGTGCTTGCCGTGATTCGCAATAGCGGCGCCAATCCAGAACGTCTTAAGTTGGAATTAACCGAAAGTCTGCTGGTCGAGAATGTCGGTGAGGTGATAGAGAAAATGTTTGCACTCAAATCCAAAGGACTGTGTTTCTCTTTGGATGACTTTGGTACCGGTTACTCATCTTTGGCCTACCTGAAACGCTTACCCTTGGATCAGCTAAAGATAGATCAATCCTTCGTGCGTGATGTGTTGATCGATCCGAATGATGCCGCAATCGCGCGTACTATCATTGCCTTGGGCCAAAGCCTGGGGCTGGCGGTCATCGCCGAAGGGGTAGAAACGGCAGAGCAGAGAGATTTTTTGAGTAGCCATGGTTGTCATGCCTATCAAGGTTTTTTGTTTAGCCGACCTGTGCCGCTGCGCGACTTCGAACACTTGGTGCAGTCGATTTGA